The following coding sequences are from one Comamonas koreensis window:
- a CDS encoding PP2C family protein-serine/threonine phosphatase: MSTSYRLSAATGLHKGDRPYQQDQVIMLAHPRAKGCVLAVVADGMGGRSGGRAASDQVMLTAKQVFERYSPETDNAEEMLGNLVREAHLLIRLVAIAAEQEPHSTIAAFLILPNGACAWVHSGDSRIFHFRDGQLLYQTSDHSYVQTLVDQGQITLEEARYHPQSNILLHCLGTADDPPLIHHRIPMLKQGDVLLACSDGIWHYFSPDELSSITRLLSPREASQFLIERARMRASGSGDNMSLAIVKVEPLPAEATQAVVPGSKRAKAKPPVRS, translated from the coding sequence ATGAGCACCAGCTACCGACTCTCTGCCGCTACCGGCCTCCACAAAGGCGACCGGCCCTACCAGCAGGACCAGGTCATCATGCTCGCCCACCCGCGCGCCAAGGGCTGCGTGCTGGCCGTGGTGGCCGATGGCATGGGCGGGCGCAGCGGCGGGCGTGCAGCATCGGACCAGGTGATGCTGACAGCCAAGCAGGTGTTCGAGCGCTACTCGCCAGAGACCGACAACGCCGAAGAAATGCTCGGCAACCTGGTGCGCGAAGCCCATTTGCTGATCCGCCTGGTGGCCATTGCGGCCGAGCAAGAGCCCCACAGCACTATTGCGGCTTTTCTGATTTTGCCCAACGGCGCTTGCGCCTGGGTGCATTCGGGCGATTCGCGCATCTTCCATTTCCGTGACGGGCAGCTGCTCTACCAGACCAGTGACCATTCCTATGTGCAGACCCTGGTCGACCAGGGCCAGATCACGCTGGAAGAAGCACGCTACCACCCGCAATCGAATATCTTGCTGCACTGCCTGGGCACGGCCGATGACCCGCCTTTGATCCACCACCGCATCCCCATGCTCAAGCAAGGCGATGTGCTCTTGGCCTGCAGTGACGGTATATGGCATTACTTCTCGCCCGATGAGCTGTCATCGATCACACGCCTGCTCTCGCCGCGCGAAGCCAGCCAGTTCCTCATCGAGCGCGCCCGCATGCGCGCTTCGGGCTCGGGCGACAATATGTCGCTGGCCATCGTCAAGGTCGAGCCGCTGCCGGCAGAGGCGACCCAGGCCGTCGTGCCCGGCAGCAAACGCGCCAAGGCCAAGCCACCGGTGCGCAGTTAA
- a CDS encoding MetQ/NlpA family ABC transporter substrate-binding protein translates to MQKRTLLQSVLALALAAGVSGAAVAQDKEIKIGVTAGPHGQIMEQVKKIAEKDGLKIKVIEFSDYIQPNAALQSGELDANSYQHKPYLDAQIKDRGYKFVAAADTVNFPIGIYSKKIKKIEELKEGARFGLPNDPTNGGRVLLLLQANGLIKLKDSAGLKATPLDVVENPKKLRFVELDAAQLPRSLDDLDAAAINTNFAISAGLNPKSDAIVVENAKNPYVNILVIREADKNQPWVAKLVKAYHSEEIRKFVDTQFKGAVMPGF, encoded by the coding sequence CTCTGGCGCCGCAGTCGCACAAGACAAGGAAATCAAGATCGGTGTGACCGCTGGCCCGCATGGCCAGATCATGGAGCAGGTCAAGAAGATCGCCGAAAAAGACGGCCTGAAGATCAAGGTCATCGAGTTCAGCGACTACATCCAGCCCAATGCCGCGCTGCAGTCCGGTGAGCTCGATGCCAACAGCTACCAGCACAAGCCCTATCTGGACGCCCAGATCAAGGACCGTGGCTACAAGTTTGTGGCCGCCGCCGACACCGTCAATTTCCCGATCGGCATCTACTCCAAGAAGATCAAGAAGATCGAGGAGTTGAAGGAAGGCGCGCGCTTTGGCCTGCCCAATGACCCGACCAATGGTGGCCGCGTATTGCTGCTGCTGCAGGCCAATGGCCTGATCAAGTTGAAAGACAGCGCCGGTCTCAAGGCCACGCCGCTGGATGTGGTCGAGAACCCCAAGAAGCTGCGCTTTGTCGAGCTGGACGCCGCCCAGCTGCCGCGCTCGCTCGATGACCTGGACGCCGCTGCGATCAACACCAATTTCGCGATCTCGGCGGGTCTGAACCCCAAGTCCGACGCCATCGTGGTTGAAAACGCCAAGAACCCCTATGTGAATATTCTGGTGATCCGCGAAGCGGACAAGAACCAGCCCTGGGTGGCCAAGCTGGTCAAGGCATACCACAGCGAGGAGATTCGCAAGTTTGTCGACACCCAGTTCAAGGGTGCGGTGATGCCTGGCTTCTAA